One genomic segment of Ignavibacteriota bacterium includes these proteins:
- a CDS encoding endonuclease III: MKSDDTSNWLNAFKPLFKKYSARKHPLDHKSRYQLVVMVILSARTSDKSVNVAAEKLFQQFPTFASLSETTIEELYPFIKSIPGFRKKGEWLITLAKQVRTEEQIPHSQKELAKLPGIGRKSANVIMSESGDIMEGVIVDLHVLRTAPRIGIATGTNPEKIEKQLMEKIPQKYWKQLGMSLTFLGREICRPTNPKCTECPVNSVCEYFKTLK; encoded by the coding sequence ATGAAATCAGATGATACTAGTAATTGGCTCAACGCGTTCAAGCCGTTGTTTAAAAAGTACAGTGCAAGAAAACACCCGCTTGACCATAAAAGCCGTTATCAATTAGTGGTGATGGTGATTCTTTCTGCGCGTACCTCCGATAAAAGTGTGAACGTTGCGGCGGAAAAATTATTTCAACAATTTCCGACTTTTGCTTCTCTCTCAGAAACAACAATCGAAGAGTTATACCCATTCATCAAATCCATTCCCGGTTTTCGGAAGAAGGGCGAATGGCTGATTACCTTGGCAAAACAAGTGCGAACGGAAGAACAGATTCCACACTCGCAGAAAGAACTCGCGAAACTGCCCGGCATCGGAAGGAAATCTGCCAATGTCATCATGAGTGAATCAGGCGATATAATGGAAGGAGTGATTGTTGATTTACATGTACTGCGTACCGCTCCGCGTATCGGTATTGCAACGGGAACGAATCCTGAAAAAATCGAAAAGCAATTGATGGAAAAAATTCCACAGAAGTATTGGAAGCAACTTGGAATGAGTCTGACGTTTCTCGGTAGAGAAATTTGCCGACCGACAAATCCAAAATGTACGGAGTGTCCCGTAAATTCTGTTTGTGAATATTTCAAAACGTTGAAATAA